DNA sequence from the uncultured Ilyobacter sp. genome:
TGTTCTACCATAATATCCCTTATCTCACGAGGTATCCCGTATTCTTTGGCCATCTCGACCCCGTCACGTGTATGGGATGTTATTATAAGGTTACTCATTGATGGAGTTAGTTTTGTATGGGGATTAGTTCCTCCCTGCTGATTTTCCACATAAAAATTTGGTCTCTTCATTTTACCTATATCATGATAATATGATGCCACCCTCGTAAATATAGCATTTGCACCTATGGCCTCTGCTGCATTCTCTGAAAGAGTAGCAACGAGCATAGAGTGATGAAATGTTCCCGGAGCATTTACAGAAAGCTCTCTTAGAAGCGGATGAGAAAGGTCTCCTAACTCTATCAATTTAAAAGGTGTAAGTATATTAAATGTCCTTTCAAAATAAGGAAGTAGTGCTATAGTGAGCATCCCTGAAAAAATACCTGAAAGAAGCATCTCTCCACCTTTTATAATAGTGTATACCGCTTCCTCCCTCAAAAACATATTTACCAGAATCACTATTAGAAGTTTTGTAACACCAAGCTGTACACCTGCATTTATGAGGGTTGTCCTGTTTTTTATATTATTCATAAGATAAGTTGACAAAAGAAATGCCACACTGTACGTAACAAAGAATCCCTGATCAAAATCCACCATAGGCATTGAGTATAATAGTACAAAGGCTCCCATTATAGCTGCAAATTTAGTGTTTATTAGTATTCCCAAAAGAAAAAACACAGCATCTAGTGGAAGAAAGTACAGTAAATTCGACTTTGTAAATCTCAAAGATAAAAATGTAAAAGCCAGTATGAGAAAGGTACTTCTGTACTTATTCTTATTTAACATTTCAGTTTTCAGATATCTTCTTGAAACATAATAAAAAATCACAGAGAGTATTCCTAGATATACTATATTTGCCAGTATAAAAAATGCGTTTCTTTCTCCGCTATAAAGCCCATATTCTCTTAGAGCACTAACTTGTGACTCTGTTAGAATCTCACCCTTTTTAGCTATTACACTTCCTGCCTTCACCTCTACGATCACATCATCGATCTGGGCTATTTTCCCCTCTATGATCTTTTTCGTGGCTTCTGCATCATAGACATAGTTAGGAGACAGAAAATACCTCAAGACTATCTTATCTTCTAGGCTCAGCCCCTCTTCAAATTCTTCTAAGGTTGCCGAGGTATTTGTTAATTTCATATCTCGTGTTATGCCTATTTCATATATTTTTTCCAATACATTTGTTATATTATCCCGGCTTTTTCTGAGAACCTCCGCATCTTCCTGTTTCAGCTGATCTAACAGACTTTTAGAGATGTTTGTATCTGTCCTACGTTTAAACTCCTCTATATCTATATCCCTTCTGTTTTGTCCCTTAAGACTTATCAAAAGATTATAAAATTTATCAGCCTTTTGAATGGACAGTTTTTCTGATTCAGGTATATAGATATACTCTCTTTCAGATGAATTTATTACGTCATCTATTAATCTTTCCTTGGCCGCCCTGTCATTATACCGGATAGACCTTGGTGCAATTATATCCTTTGTAACCACATCCCCAACATTTAAGGTGCTGGTAAATAAAAAGGCTTTAGAACTTATAACTATCGCCGATATTAGAATTATAAGATATATTAGTTTTTCACCTACGACTTCATCGTAATTTACGTTATACTCTCTTTCCTCTTCTTTTTTCTTTTCCAGCTTGAAAACAAGTCTTCTGCCAAAAATTTCAATTTTTTTCATGACACACACACTCCTAATTTTCACAACCAGATAATTGGCTTTTTAATAAATTAATCGAGAATCTCTCTTCTGGTTTTTATGCATATATTCTTAGTCGGTATAGCATTCAAAAACAGTTTACCGTATCTCTTTTTTATAATTCTCGTATCTAAAATAGTAATTATCCCTCTGTCGTCTCTGCTTCTTATGAGCCTTCCTATTCCCTGTTTAAATTTTATTATAGACTCGGGAATCTGATACTCCAAAAATGCATTTTTTCCTTCACTATCATAATTTTCTATAATTGCCTCTACCACAGGATCACTAGGAACCTTAAATGGCAGCTTTACTATGATTACAGAACTAAGTTTCTCTCCCTTTACATCTACACCTTCCCAAAAGGAATCTGTCCCAAAGAGTACAGGTTTTCGGCTCATCTTATACATCTTGACCAGCTTGTTTCTAGGGGCCATTCCCTGAATAAACAGATCAAAGTTCTCTTCTTCGAGCTCATCTTTCAACATATAATACATATAGTTTAGTGTTGAATAAGATGTAAAGAGTATAAAAGTATTTCCCCTAGCACGTCTTACCAGCTCTTTTAGGAAATCCTTTATTTCAAAGGTAAAACTCTTCTCTGAAGGAAGGGGAATATCTTTTGGTATATAAACTTTCATCTGCCTGTTATAATCAAATGGTGAATGTATAACAGCCTCTAGGGTCTCTTCATGAAGTCCTATAGAATTTTTAAAATAATTAAAATCATTCCCTATTGCTATGGTGGCTGATGTGAATACAATATGTTCTAGATTGAGGTAAAGACTTTTATCTAGTTCATCGTTTATTTTTAAAGGCGTTGCCACTAGTTTGGCATTACTCTTCTTTCCATTTACAGATACCCAATATATAAAGTTACTGTCGTCCATCTCATTTATAAACTTAAAATTCGTAAAAAAAGCTTCTAATCTGTCGATATATTTTATAAAGTCATTGATTACCCCTGTTTCATCTTCAGCTTCTTTTATGACTCTTATCAGACTTCTCAGTCTTTTCATATAAGAATTATACTCTATAATAAGATCCTCTTCAGACTCTTTAAGCTCTTTCCAAAGCGTGCTGTGTTCTAATTCTTCGTGTCTTAGTCTAAGGTTTACAGTACCCTGCTGACCTCTAGAAAAAACATCGATCATCCTCAAAAAATAATCATTTCCCCTTTTAAAAAGGTTAATATGCCTTTCTATAAGCTCTTCTACTACAAGTCTTTCTACATCTTTATAACTTTCATATTTTATGTTTTTCAGATAATTTATAAGCTGATTATAGCTACCGGTCTTTTTCTTTTTTTTCTTTCCTGTATTATATATCTGATTCATTGTCTTTGTAAAAGAGTACTTAGAAGCCTCATAGGAAAAATAGTCTCTAGCTACCTTTTCTATATTATGAGCCTCGTCAAAAACAACCATATCATAATCTGGAAGAATTGCATACTCTGTATTAAAGCCTATCTCTTTTCTAATGGATAGGTCTGCAAAGTACATATGGTGGTTGGTTATCAGAAGATCGGCTTTTTTCTTTTGTTCTCTGGATTTCAGGAAAAAACAGTCTCCCTTATAAGGGCACTTATTTCCCGAACAAACATCTGCCTCACTCTGAAAAAATTCCCATACATAGGAATCTGCTTCAAAATGAAGTTCTCCTCTGTCTCCCTCTTTAGTGCTAGAAGCCCACTTCAAGATAGCCTGAAACTGTTCTTTTTGAGACTGAGTAAAATCCTCAAAATCTACACTTTCTCCAGTAGCCATATTCATAAGCTTTCTGTTACAAAGATAATTTCCACGCCCCTTTACAAGTAGATAGGTA
Encoded proteins:
- a CDS encoding helicase C-terminal domain-containing protein: MDINEKISSEAQKNIRVAIDEAGGNEVFFRGIPDENGIVDEVEILARGNKNSVPAIMKQMKKREVIIHNHPSGYLYPSDADVQIAAIYSDKKEGASYIVNNKADDIYVMVELKKDAEVSIDVGPYFEKKGLLSQVFPEFEYREEQLHMAKHIEKGLNSHKKVIVEAGTGTGKTLAYLIPSIEWAIKNEKKVIISTNTINLQEQLLNKDIPIAKKVIESDFTYLLVKGRGNYLCNRKLMNMATGESVDFEDFTQSQKEQFQAILKWASSTKEGDRGELHFEADSYVWEFFQSEADVCSGNKCPYKGDCFFLKSREQKKKADLLITNHHMYFADLSIRKEIGFNTEYAILPDYDMVVFDEAHNIEKVARDYFSYEASKYSFTKTMNQIYNTGKKKKKKTGSYNQLINYLKNIKYESYKDVERLVVEELIERHINLFKRGNDYFLRMIDVFSRGQQGTVNLRLRHEELEHSTLWKELKESEEDLIIEYNSYMKRLRSLIRVIKEAEDETGVINDFIKYIDRLEAFFTNFKFINEMDDSNFIYWVSVNGKKSNAKLVATPLKINDELDKSLYLNLEHIVFTSATIAIGNDFNYFKNSIGLHEETLEAVIHSPFDYNRQMKVYIPKDIPLPSEKSFTFEIKDFLKELVRRARGNTFILFTSYSTLNYMYYMLKDELEEENFDLFIQGMAPRNKLVKMYKMSRKPVLFGTDSFWEGVDVKGEKLSSVIIVKLPFKVPSDPVVEAIIENYDSEGKNAFLEYQIPESIIKFKQGIGRLIRSRDDRGIITILDTRIIKKRYGKLFLNAIPTKNICIKTRREILD
- a CDS encoding HDIG domain-containing metalloprotein, producing the protein MKKIEIFGRRLVFKLEKKKEEEREYNVNYDEVVGEKLIYLIILISAIVISSKAFLFTSTLNVGDVVTKDIIAPRSIRYNDRAAKERLIDDVINSSEREYIYIPESEKLSIQKADKFYNLLISLKGQNRRDIDIEEFKRRTDTNISKSLLDQLKQEDAEVLRKSRDNITNVLEKIYEIGITRDMKLTNTSATLEEFEEGLSLEDKIVLRYFLSPNYVYDAEATKKIIEGKIAQIDDVIVEVKAGSVIAKKGEILTESQVSALREYGLYSGERNAFFILANIVYLGILSVIFYYVSRRYLKTEMLNKNKYRSTFLILAFTFLSLRFTKSNLLYFLPLDAVFFLLGILINTKFAAIMGAFVLLYSMPMVDFDQGFFVTYSVAFLLSTYLMNNIKNRTTLINAGVQLGVTKLLIVILVNMFLREEAVYTIIKGGEMLLSGIFSGMLTIALLPYFERTFNILTPFKLIELGDLSHPLLRELSVNAPGTFHHSMLVATLSENAAEAIGANAIFTRVASYYHDIGKMKRPNFYVENQQGGTNPHTKLTPSMSNLIITSHTRDGVEMAKEYGIPREIRDIMVEHQGTTLLAYFYNKAKKGNPTVQEEDFRYSGPKPRTKESAIIMLADSIEAAVRSLDDKTPITIEKMIRKILSSKIEDNQLSEANLTFKEIEIIIKTFTKVLMGIHHVRIKYPGQK